In bacterium, a single genomic region encodes these proteins:
- a CDS encoding Fe-S-containing hydro-lyase has translation MSERKIVTTPLTHEKIAELHSGDGVLISGVIYTARDAAHKRLVELINEGKELPFDLEGQIIYYVGPSPAPPGYPIGSAGPTTSGRMDAYAPLLIERGLKGMIGKGPRSANVLEAMKKFGAVYFTAVGGAAALIARSIKSAEIIAYPELGAEAIRRLEVKGFPAIVTNDIYGADLYTEGPKAYARA, from the coding sequence ATGTCTGAACGGAAAATCGTAACAACGCCTTTGACGCATGAGAAGATTGCCGAGCTTCACTCGGGCGACGGCGTTCTCATCTCAGGCGTAATATACACGGCAAGGGACGCTGCCCACAAGCGTCTGGTGGAACTTATTAATGAAGGCAAGGAACTGCCTTTCGACCTGGAAGGTCAGATAATATACTACGTGGGACCTTCGCCCGCGCCTCCAGGATACCCTATAGGCTCTGCAGGACCAACCACCTCGGGCCGAATGGATGCGTACGCGCCGCTGCTCATAGAGCGCGGTCTCAAGGGTATGATTGGCAAGGGCCCGCGCTCGGCGAACGTTCTTGAGGCAATGAAGAAGTTCGGAGCCGTATACTTCACTGCAGTAGGAGGAGCTGCGGCGCTAATCGCGCGCTCGATTAAGTCCGCTGAGATAATCGCTTATCCCGAACTGGGCGCTGAGGCGATAAGACGGCTTGAGGTCAAGGGTTTTCCGGCCATTGTCACTAACGACATATACGGAGCCGATCTTTATACCGAAGGTCCGAAAGCCTACGCTCGGGCGTAG